In a genomic window of [Empedobacter] haloabium:
- the tssI gene encoding type VI secretion system tip protein TssI/VgrG, which yields MKHGLQEVVQSLQDLISGGAQNRRLLRLSFPHGDGPAAQLLVNQLDAFEAMSRDFEYRVELISDTAMLALKDLQGKLMTVALVRGDGSMRYFSGYVFSFRLVTTDGGFAFYEAILGPWLKYLALRKDNYLFHGKSLRDQTESIFADYSTLPDWDCRVQGDDPVMTDACQFDETDHNYLHRRWEAAGWHYWYEHTERGHKLVLSDESRQADVIDGDATVRFQSHGGAVEEDGLGQWSPVRAIAPASVALSGFNFKHPVPSQVTMPTVNQQGSVLQVESYEYTGAYGFNGLQQGDRLAQLRMEEAEAAAKHFEGSGNSRFLQPGRWFTLRDHFYGDSLRHADDSGKHEFLVLEVRHTARNNYLQNSKPAEYRNTVRCIRKQIPWRPGRNFNSVETKILAPQTATVVGPRGPDSIYTDEYGRIRVQFHWDREGGNDERSSAWLRVASSWAGGELGLAAVPRVGSEVIVQWLGGSPDRPIVTGSVYNERNMPPWQQPSQHALTGLRSRELAPNAGNAAGGRSNHLILDDTHNQIQAQLKSDHQHSQLSLGHITRVEDNRGRKDARGEGWELATNAWGVARAGMGMLLTTEARPDAAGHAKDMGETVGRLGAARERHEQLGELARQHVAQDADVDQGATGAALKAQNDAIAGGGQAQGELSEPQLVLSSPAGIATSTARSTHIQSDRHTVLNTGEHLSITTGKSLLASLTEKLSVFVYKAGMKLFAAKGKVEIQAQSDNVEIIAEQVLKLISTKKNIEIGACEEILLHAGGSFIRISAKGIQQGTSGKWEAHAASHAATGPQNLEATFAAMPAAELGPHSLRFAFPGADDVATALGVVGKAYKILDKAGKQLAAGVVGEDGRLPRLELPDNDQLTLHLGEDSWRSIKLDTVEKMPEVERLEHDFYHDEDETPLEDSLEEFGRYASSLAGIDSSQYLSSNLLGKLITNPEGEE from the coding sequence ATGAAACACGGGCTGCAGGAAGTCGTACAATCGCTCCAGGATCTGATCAGTGGCGGTGCCCAGAACCGGCGCCTGCTGCGCCTGTCCTTCCCGCACGGCGACGGCCCTGCCGCGCAGTTGCTGGTCAACCAGCTGGACGCGTTCGAGGCCATGTCGCGCGACTTCGAATATCGCGTCGAACTCATTTCCGACACCGCCATGTTGGCGCTGAAGGATCTGCAGGGCAAGCTGATGACGGTCGCCCTGGTGCGCGGCGACGGCAGCATGCGCTACTTCAGCGGCTATGTGTTCAGCTTCCGCCTGGTCACCACCGACGGCGGCTTCGCGTTCTACGAGGCGATCCTCGGGCCGTGGCTGAAGTATCTCGCCCTGCGCAAGGACAACTACCTGTTCCACGGCAAGTCGCTGCGCGACCAGACCGAAAGCATCTTTGCCGACTACTCCACGCTGCCGGACTGGGACTGCCGCGTGCAGGGCGACGACCCCGTGATGACGGACGCCTGCCAGTTCGACGAGACCGACCACAATTACCTGCACCGCCGCTGGGAGGCTGCCGGCTGGCATTACTGGTACGAGCATACCGAGCGTGGCCACAAGCTAGTGCTGTCGGACGAGTCGCGCCAGGCCGACGTCATCGATGGTGACGCCACGGTGCGCTTCCAGAGTCACGGCGGCGCCGTCGAGGAAGACGGCCTCGGCCAGTGGTCGCCGGTGCGGGCCATCGCCCCCGCCAGCGTGGCACTGTCGGGCTTCAATTTCAAGCATCCCGTGCCCAGCCAGGTCACGATGCCGACCGTCAACCAGCAGGGCAGTGTGCTGCAGGTCGAATCCTACGAGTACACCGGCGCCTATGGCTTCAACGGCCTGCAGCAGGGCGACCGCCTGGCGCAGCTGCGCATGGAAGAAGCAGAGGCCGCCGCGAAGCATTTCGAAGGCAGCGGCAACAGCCGCTTCCTGCAGCCGGGCCGCTGGTTCACGTTGCGCGACCACTTCTATGGCGATTCGCTGCGTCACGCCGACGATTCGGGCAAGCACGAGTTCCTGGTGCTGGAAGTGCGCCACACGGCGCGCAACAACTACCTGCAAAACAGCAAGCCGGCCGAGTACCGCAACACCGTGCGCTGCATCCGCAAGCAGATTCCATGGCGGCCCGGCCGCAATTTCAACAGTGTCGAGACGAAGATCCTGGCGCCGCAGACGGCCACGGTGGTGGGCCCGCGCGGCCCGGACAGCATTTACACGGACGAGTACGGTCGCATCCGCGTGCAATTCCACTGGGACCGCGAAGGCGGCAACGACGAGCGCAGCTCGGCCTGGTTGCGCGTGGCCAGTTCCTGGGCGGGCGGCGAGCTGGGCCTGGCGGCCGTGCCGCGCGTTGGCAGCGAGGTCATCGTCCAATGGCTGGGCGGTTCGCCGGACCGGCCGATCGTCACCGGCAGCGTCTACAACGAGCGCAACATGCCGCCCTGGCAGCAGCCGAGCCAGCATGCGCTGACGGGCCTGCGCAGCCGCGAGCTGGCGCCGAACGCCGGCAACGCGGCCGGCGGGCGCAGCAACCACTTGATCCTGGACGACACCCACAACCAGATCCAGGCGCAGCTCAAGAGCGACCACCAGCACAGCCAGCTGTCGCTGGGCCACATCACCCGGGTCGAGGACAACCGCGGCCGCAAGGACGCGCGCGGCGAAGGCTGGGAACTGGCGACCAACGCCTGGGGCGTCGCGCGCGCCGGCATGGGCATGCTGCTGACCACGGAAGCACGCCCGGATGCCGCCGGCCACGCCAAGGACATGGGCGAGACCGTCGGCCGCCTGGGTGCGGCGCGCGAGCGCCATGAGCAGCTGGGCGAACTGGCCCGCCAGCACGTGGCGCAGGACGCCGATGTCGACCAGGGCGCCACCGGCGCCGCGCTGAAGGCGCAGAACGACGCCATCGCCGGCGGCGGCCAGGCCCAGGGCGAGCTGAGCGAGCCGCAGCTCGTGCTGTCCAGCCCGGCCGGGATCGCCACCAGCACGGCGCGCAGCACGCACATCCAGAGCGACCGCCATACGGTACTGAATACGGGCGAGCACCTGTCGATCACGACCGGCAAGAGCCTGCTGGCCAGCCTGACGGAAAAGCTCAGCGTGTTCGTCTACAAGGCCGGCATGAAGCTGTTCGCCGCCAAGGGCAAGGTGGAAATCCAGGCCCAGAGCGACAACGTGGAAATCATCGCCGAACAGGTGCTCAAGCTGATCAGCACGAAAAAGAACATCGAGATCGGCGCCTGCGAGGAAATCCTGTTGCATGCGGGCGGCAGCTTCATCCGCATCAGCGCCAAGGGCATCCAGCAGGGCACCAGCGGCAAGTGGGAGGCGCACGCCGCCAGCCACGCGGCGACCGGCCCGCAGAACCTCGAGGCCACGTTCGCGGCGATGCCGGCCGCCGAACTGGGCCCGCACAGCCTGCGCTTCGCCTTCCCGGGCGCGGACGACGTGGCCACGGCGCTGGGCGTGGTCGGCAAGGCCTACAAGATCCTCGACAAGGCGGGCAAGCAGCTGGCCGCCGGCGTGGTCGGCGAAGACGGCCGCCTGCCGCGCCTGGAGCTGCCGGACAACGACCAGCTCACGCTGCACCTGGGCGAGGACAGCTGGCGCAGCATCAAGCTCGACACGGTCGAGAAGATGCCCGAGGTCGAACGGCTCGAGCACGACTTCTACCATGACGAGGACGAAACCCCGCTGGAAGACAGCCTGGAGGAATTCGGCCGCTATGCTTCCTCGCTGGCGGGTATCGACTCGTCGCAGTACCTGAGCAGCAACCTGCTCGGCAAGCTCATCACCAATCCCGAAGGGGAGGAATAA
- a CDS encoding polymorphic toxin type 44 domain-containing protein, whose amino-acid sequence MSAVLDKNGKPMRLVAATNTTPVADAKAKELRVCHCGNDVIPIAEYMVTEMQRNPFSEHGRKITQANGYDIKKEMQAWQALPWYAKLGGPPDFASIALAEKTRAYTIWAERVGPRRPWDHKPILKARLVKEKKFRVGWQRYGNEDYFFDIWSNIHYGYVGAACGFDDDELLGGAGLAQAVSDIASGRPVQNHPANGAWANQFDDIPDHISIKLGAQLYRRVKPAALTAAILLKAIAEVAVPWGTASNYAKRPHKCT is encoded by the coding sequence ATGAGCGCGGTGCTGGACAAGAACGGCAAGCCGATGCGGCTGGTCGCCGCCACCAATACGACGCCGGTGGCCGATGCCAAGGCCAAGGAGTTGCGGGTCTGCCATTGCGGCAACGACGTCATTCCCATTGCCGAGTACATGGTCACGGAAATGCAGCGCAATCCATTTTCCGAGCATGGGCGCAAGATAACGCAGGCGAACGGCTACGACATCAAGAAGGAGATGCAGGCGTGGCAGGCGTTGCCCTGGTATGCGAAGCTCGGCGGTCCGCCCGACTTCGCCAGCATTGCGCTCGCCGAGAAGACGCGGGCCTATACGATCTGGGCAGAGCGGGTCGGGCCGCGGCGGCCGTGGGACCATAAGCCGATCCTCAAGGCGCGGCTGGTAAAGGAGAAGAAATTCCGCGTCGGCTGGCAGCGCTATGGCAACGAGGACTACTTTTTCGATATCTGGTCGAATATCCACTACGGCTATGTCGGCGCGGCATGTGGATTCGATGACGATGAATTGCTGGGCGGCGCTGGCCTGGCGCAAGCGGTGAGCGACATCGCGAGCGGCCGGCCGGTACAGAACCATCCGGCCAATGGCGCCTGGGCCAACCAGTTCGACGACATTCCCGACCATATCTCCATCAAGCTCGGGGCCCAGCTGTACCGGCGCGTCAAGCCTGCCGCCTTGACGGCCGCGATCCTGCTGAAGGCGATCGCCGAGGTCGCGGTGCCATGGGGGACGGCGTCCAACTATGCCAAGCGGCCGCACAAGTGCACATGA
- a CDS encoding PAAR domain-containing protein → MTIIGWIRQGDAASCGGTVKEGHPHYTSHGKPLAYHGSPIACRKNCLVVAGDHHFTLPDGLPQALHGDKSSNGCPLASTLNGIHGVDDPSGAPPATAWFQPAAAALAATAAPEALERVLDEAPWVPGQYDDRYVLVGASDGEPLAHTDYAIEREDGSIEHGTTDAEGHTHLLKQTLEQEHVRIYLAEDA, encoded by the coding sequence ATGACCATCATCGGCTGGATCCGCCAAGGCGACGCCGCCTCGTGCGGCGGCACCGTCAAGGAAGGCCATCCCCATTACACCAGCCACGGCAAGCCCCTGGCTTACCACGGCAGCCCCATCGCCTGCCGGAAGAACTGCCTGGTGGTGGCGGGCGACCACCATTTCACCCTGCCGGACGGCCTGCCGCAGGCGCTGCACGGCGACAAGAGCAGCAACGGCTGCCCGCTGGCCTCGACCCTGAACGGCATCCACGGCGTCGACGATCCGTCCGGCGCGCCGCCGGCGACCGCGTGGTTCCAGCCGGCCGCGGCCGCCCTGGCGGCGACCGCCGCACCGGAAGCGCTGGAACGGGTACTGGACGAGGCCCCCTGGGTGCCAGGCCAGTATGACGACCGCTACGTGCTGGTCGGCGCCAGCGACGGCGAGCCGCTGGCGCACACCGACTATGCCATCGAGCGCGAGGACGGCAGCATCGAGCACGGTACCACCGATGCCGAAGGCCACACCCATCTGCTCAAGCAGACGCTGGAGCAGGAGCATGTGCGCATCTACCTGGCGGAAGACGCATGA
- a CDS encoding PEP-CTERM sorting domain-containing protein, with protein MKKWIAMLSLALCSSAQAAPVSLWVTYTGFQDSVSGSFDADATHVLHFTADDRDGDGTYSLPEVLGFSFGAIAVGPELCDTQTNYRMYSCLSSFSYQPGGTVEFTARRYEDPRVSDGFFANVVGGAYYAVSGGINQYPWHYEHRWTPATQVTISPVPEPAAFGMLAGGLALVAGALRRRAANTSAQG; from the coding sequence TTGAAAAAATGGATCGCCATGCTGTCGCTCGCTCTGTGCTCGTCCGCGCAGGCCGCTCCCGTATCGCTCTGGGTGACCTACACCGGATTCCAGGATTCGGTCAGCGGCTCGTTCGATGCCGACGCCACCCATGTGCTGCATTTCACGGCCGACGACCGTGACGGCGACGGCACCTACAGCCTGCCAGAAGTGCTGGGCTTTTCGTTCGGTGCCATCGCGGTCGGGCCGGAGCTGTGCGACACGCAGACGAACTACCGGATGTACTCCTGCCTGTCCAGCTTCTCGTATCAACCGGGCGGAACGGTGGAATTCACCGCGCGCCGGTACGAGGATCCACGTGTCAGCGATGGCTTCTTCGCCAACGTCGTGGGCGGCGCGTACTACGCCGTCAGCGGCGGCATCAACCAGTACCCTTGGCATTACGAGCACCGCTGGACGCCAGCCACGCAGGTGACCATCTCGCCGGTGCCGGAGCCCGCCGCGTTCGGCATGCTGGCTGGCGGCCTCGCCCTGGTGGCTGGCGCACTGCGTCGCCGCGCGGCCAACACCAGCGCGCAGGGCTAG
- a CDS encoding alkaline phosphatase translates to MKYKALLLATLSAAVLAACGSDSDSTPGTAPVTPTNPPVAAAPKNVIFFLGDGMGLTTMTAARIYAVGEDGELTMDTLPETAFVKTFSNDAQVTDSAPSMAAYMTGVKMNNEVISMSQETKAVDPVADSAGNKLGNACGTANGKPATTLLELAKAQGLAAGVVTTARVTHATPAATYAHICHRDLENDIATAVVPGGAGHNAALGATGLDVLLGGGSQFFKPVKDGGKRADGRDLVAEMKAKSYAYASNAGEFAAIDASKTDKLVGLFTSSHMSYDLDRDPAKEPSLADMTTKAMDVLSRNGKGYFLMVEGGRIDHALHETTAKKALQDTVAFDNAIKAAIAKAKVTDPDLKNTLIVVTADHDHTLVLNGYAKRTGKTAAGNAGVLGVVKNYVTGATDKDLDGAPYSIIGFGNGENRVQASRASQAALDDSVTGANNYHQEAAVRMGVGGETHGGTDVFLGAIGKGAGAFSGTIDNTKVFDLVKTAAGL, encoded by the coding sequence ATGAAATACAAGGCACTTCTCCTCGCCACGCTGAGCGCCGCCGTGCTGGCCGCCTGCGGCAGCGACAGCGACTCCACCCCGGGCACCGCCCCCGTCACGCCCACCAACCCGCCGGTGGCCGCGGCGCCGAAGAACGTCATCTTCTTCCTGGGCGACGGCATGGGCCTGACCACGATGACGGCGGCGCGCATCTACGCCGTCGGCGAGGACGGCGAACTGACCATGGACACGCTGCCGGAAACGGCCTTCGTCAAGACGTTCTCGAACGACGCGCAGGTGACCGACAGCGCGCCGTCGATGGCCGCCTACATGACGGGCGTGAAGATGAACAACGAGGTCATCTCCATGTCGCAGGAGACGAAGGCGGTCGATCCGGTCGCCGACAGTGCCGGCAACAAGCTGGGCAACGCCTGCGGCACGGCCAACGGCAAGCCCGCGACCACCTTGCTGGAACTGGCCAAGGCCCAGGGGCTGGCCGCCGGCGTCGTCACCACCGCGCGCGTCACGCACGCGACCCCGGCCGCGACCTATGCCCACATCTGCCACCGCGACCTGGAAAACGACATCGCCACGGCCGTCGTGCCGGGCGGCGCCGGCCACAACGCCGCGCTGGGCGCCACCGGCCTGGACGTGCTGCTGGGTGGCGGCAGCCAGTTCTTCAAGCCCGTCAAGGATGGCGGCAAGCGCGCCGACGGGCGCGACCTGGTGGCCGAGATGAAGGCGAAGAGCTATGCCTACGCCAGCAATGCCGGCGAGTTCGCCGCCATCGACGCGAGCAAGACCGATAAACTGGTGGGCCTGTTCACGTCCAGCCACATGAGCTATGACCTGGACCGTGACCCGGCCAAGGAACCCAGCCTGGCCGACATGACGACCAAGGCGATGGACGTGCTGTCCAGGAATGGCAAGGGCTACTTCCTGATGGTCGAGGGCGGCCGCATCGACCACGCCCTGCACGAGACGACGGCCAAGAAGGCGCTGCAGGACACGGTCGCTTTCGACAACGCCATCAAGGCCGCCATCGCCAAGGCCAAGGTCACGGATCCTGATCTGAAGAACACGCTGATCGTCGTCACGGCCGACCACGACCACACCCTGGTCCTGAACGGCTACGCCAAGCGCACCGGCAAGACCGCGGCCGGCAATGCGGGCGTCCTGGGCGTCGTGAAGAACTACGTCACCGGCGCCACCGACAAGGACCTGGACGGCGCGCCCTATTCGATCATCGGCTTCGGCAACGGCGAGAACCGCGTCCAGGCCAGCCGCGCCAGCCAGGCCGCGCTGGACGACAGCGTCACCGGCGCCAACAACTACCACCAGGAGGCGGCGGTGCGCATGGGCGTCGGCGGCGAGACGCACGGCGGCACCGACGTGTTCCTGGGCGCGATCGGCAAGGGCGCCGGCGCGTTCAGCGGCACCATCGACAACACCAAGGTGTTCGACCTCGTCAAGACGGCGGCCGGACTGTAA